Below is a window of Diaminobutyricibacter sp. McL0608 DNA.
TCTCACCACCTCGCTTCCCGAGACGCCGGGCGGCGAGCGCAACTGGGATTACCGCTACACCTGGATGCGTGACTCCACGTTCACCCTGCAGGCCCTCCATTTTCTGAACCTGGACTGGGAGGCCGACGAATTCATGCAGTTCGTGGCCGACCTTGAACCGAACCAGGACGGCGGCCTGCAGATCATGTACGGGATCGACGGCAGGCGCGACCTGACCGAGTCGACGCGCGATGAGCTCTCCGGTTACGAGGGCGCCCGGCCGGTCCGGATCGGCAACGGAGCGTTCGACCAGCGTCAGAACGATGTCTACGGCGCGGTCCTCGACTCCCTCCTGTTGCACACACGTCGCAACCAGCACCTGCCCAGGCGCCTCTGGCCGCTGGTGGAGGCGCAGGCCAAGGCGGCGCTGGCGTCGTGGCGCGAACCCGACCAGGGCATCTGGGAGGCCCGCGGGGCACCGCAGCACTACGTCTCGTCGAAGCTGATGGGCTGGGTGGCATTGGATCGCGCAGCGAAGATCGCCGCGATCCGCGAGGATCTCGAACTCGAGAAGACCTGGACCGAGGCCGCGGAGGAGATCCGCGCCGACATCCTCGCCCACGGCGTGAGCGACCGCGGCGTGCTGCGCCAGCACTACGACACCGACGCGCTGGATGCTTCGACCCTGCTCGCGGCCATCTTCGGTTTCCTGCCCGGCACGGATGAACGGCTGAAGAACACGGTCGACGCGATCTCGAAGGAACTGACCGAGCACGGTTTCGTGCTGCGGTATGTCACCGGGGAGACCGACGATGGGCTCACCGGCAAGGAAGGCACGTTCCTGATCTGTTCGTTCTGGCTGGTCTCGGCGCTCTCCGTCGTCGGTGAGCGGCAGCAGGCCACCGACCTGCTGGAGCGCCTGCTTCGCGTCGCTTCACCGCTCGGCCTGTATGCGGAGGAGTTCGAGGTCGATCGAGCCCGGCACCTGGGGAACTTCCCGCAGGCGTTCTCGCATCTGGCACTCATCGAGGCTGCGGCCCGGATCATCCTCGCCGACCGACTCGAGGAGCTGTCGCTGTAAGCCGCACATCCACGCTCGCCCGGCTTGCCTGACGAAGCTGACCGCGTGGCTAGGCGCCCACCTTCACACGGGGATCGAGCACGCCGTACACGAGGTCGACGACGAAGTTCGCGAAGACGATGAGGAAGGCGGCGAACAGGGTGAAGCCCACCACGACCGGCAGGTCGAGGCTGCTCACCGCATCCAGCAGCAGCGCACCGAGACCCTGCATCGAGAACACCTTCTCGGTGATGATCGCGCCGCCGAGGAGCGCACCCAGATCGAGGCCGAAGATGGTGACGACCGGGATGAGGGCGTTTCGCAACCCGTGCCGCACGACGACGGTCGACTCGCTGAGGCCCTTCGCACGACCGGTGCGGATGTAGTCCTCCCCCATGGTCTCGATCATCTGGCCGCGGGTGAGCCGGGCGTAGATCGCCCCGTTGATGAAGGCGAGCGTGATCCACGGCAGGATCAGGTGCGTGAACCACCCGACGGGGTCGTCGGTGAAGGGCACGTAGCCGCCGGTCGGCAACCAGCCCAGGGTGAAACCGAAGAGCAGGATCGCCAGCAGCCCGACCAAGTAGCTCGGCGCGGACACGCCCGCGATCGCCAACGTCATCACACCCCGGTCGACTGCTGTTCCGCGCTTGAGCGCCGAGACGACACCGCCGCTGACTCCGAACAGCAGCCAGACGATCGCGGCGCCGACCGCGATCGAGGCGGTGACCGGGAAGCGGGAGATGATCAGGTTGGTGACGGTGTCGTTGAGGCGGAACGAGTACCCGAAGCAGGGGCTGGCGCACTCTATGGCGTCCTGGCCGGTGCCGAAGGTGCGGCCCATGACGATACCGCGCAGGAATTCCCAGAACTGCTGGTACCAGGGCAGGTCGAAGCCCATGAAGGCTTTCGCGCGGGCCAGGTTCTCGGGCGTACAGGGCTTGCCGCAGCTGAGCTGCGCAGGGTTGGTGGGCAGCAGGTAGAAGACTGCGAACGTGATCGCGGCGATGACCAGCAGCACGAGG
It encodes the following:
- a CDS encoding ABC transporter permease; protein product: MRMFRFVSYRLLGMLLVLLVIAAITFAVFYLLPTNPAQLSCGKPCTPENLARAKAFMGFDLPWYQQFWEFLRGIVMGRTFGTGQDAIECASPCFGYSFRLNDTVTNLIISRFPVTASIAVGAAIVWLLFGVSGGVVSALKRGTAVDRGVMTLAIAGVSAPSYLVGLLAILLFGFTLGWLPTGGYVPFTDDPVGWFTHLILPWITLAFINGAIYARLTRGQMIETMGEDYIRTGRAKGLSESTVVVRHGLRNALIPVVTIFGLDLGALLGGAIITEKVFSMQGLGALLLDAVSSLDLPVVVGFTLFAAFLIVFANFVVDLVYGVLDPRVKVGA
- a CDS encoding glycoside hydrolase family 15 protein, which codes for MSLSSPFPPIADYAFLSNCHTGALVAPDGSVDWLCIPAFDSPSTFGNLLDRGAGSFRFGPFGINVPTHRSYVPGTNVLTTTWHTPGGWLVVHDALTMGPRTGPDLVTPHTRPPADDDAEHVLLRLVECLEGSVEVEMMCEPAFDYGREPAEWSLVDQDGHAADATGAGQKFRLSTDMSIGLEGGSARARHTLSAGEKAYCALSWAQDFASATDVEDAAERIGRTVTFWRRWLARARIPDHPLRHPLERSALTIKGLTYMPTGATVAALTTSLPETPGGERNWDYRYTWMRDSTFTLQALHFLNLDWEADEFMQFVADLEPNQDGGLQIMYGIDGRRDLTESTRDELSGYEGARPVRIGNGAFDQRQNDVYGAVLDSLLLHTRRNQHLPRRLWPLVEAQAKAALASWREPDQGIWEARGAPQHYVSSKLMGWVALDRAAKIAAIREDLELEKTWTEAAEEIRADILAHGVSDRGVLRQHYDTDALDASTLLAAIFGFLPGTDERLKNTVDAISKELTEHGFVLRYVTGETDDGLTGKEGTFLICSFWLVSALSVVGERQQATDLLERLLRVASPLGLYAEEFEVDRARHLGNFPQAFSHLALIEAAARIILADRLEELSL